In Paenibacillus kyungheensis, the following are encoded in one genomic region:
- a CDS encoding cobalamin B12-binding domain-containing protein — protein sequence MALQREETVGQQLISQADRFAEKVTQMQYLQQPDLMQRFGSNGRIRTKQDSLYTISYLAESVLMKSPSLFMNYISWLKVLLNGYRVSEQDLLVNLHAIKKALQKNFDHPHKSNVIDYLDMGIHHVQTSESQTSYMLDTLLLGKEAKQYLDCLLRTERKEAYALIVHLLENDTPIKDIYIHIFQTVQYEIGRLWQIGDINIAQEHFCTAATQSIISRLYPYWISAGEERYRLVAACVGEEQHEIGIRMLADFFEMEGWNTYYLGANVPDHSLLQSIVHHQADVIAISATMTFHVHLVQDLIEKIRAEESTRDVKIIVGGLPFNIDRELWKRVGADGFAPDANEAVEIATSLVALNESGSQPSVKG from the coding sequence ATGGCACTACAACGAGAAGAAACAGTAGGACAACAACTCATATCGCAAGCAGATCGATTTGCAGAAAAAGTAACACAAATGCAGTATCTTCAGCAGCCAGATTTAATGCAACGATTTGGATCTAATGGCAGAATAAGAACCAAGCAAGATTCTTTATATACGATTAGCTATTTAGCTGAAAGTGTACTGATGAAGAGTCCAAGTTTGTTTATGAATTATATTTCGTGGCTCAAAGTACTGTTAAATGGATATCGAGTATCCGAACAAGATTTATTAGTAAATTTACATGCGATCAAAAAAGCGCTTCAAAAAAATTTTGATCATCCCCACAAATCCAATGTGATTGATTATCTGGATATGGGGATACATCATGTTCAAACCAGTGAATCGCAAACATCGTATATGTTGGATACCTTGTTATTGGGAAAAGAAGCAAAACAATACCTAGATTGTTTGCTACGTACAGAACGCAAAGAGGCCTACGCGCTTATCGTACATCTTCTTGAAAACGATACTCCTATCAAAGATATATACATTCATATATTCCAGACTGTACAATACGAGATCGGTCGGTTATGGCAAATTGGCGATATTAATATTGCTCAAGAACATTTCTGTACAGCGGCAACACAAAGTATCATTTCACGTCTGTATCCATATTGGATAAGCGCAGGTGAGGAACGATATCGCTTAGTTGCGGCCTGTGTCGGAGAAGAACAACATGAGATCGGGATTCGAATGTTGGCTGATTTTTTTGAAATGGAAGGCTGGAACACCTATTATTTAGGTGCTAATGTTCCAGATCACAGTCTTTTACAATCCATTGTGCATCATCAGGCGGATGTAATTGCTATTTCTGCAACAATGACCTTTCACGTTCATTTAGTGCAAGACTTAATTGAAAAAATTCGCGCTGAAGAATCAACCAGAGATGTCAAAATCATTGTCGGCGGATTGCCGTTTAATATTGACAGGGAACTGTGGAAGCGAGTTGGGGCAGATGGTTTTGCACCTGATGCAAATGAAGCTGTTGAAATAGCGACAAGCTTAGTAGCCCTGAATGAGTCAGGCAGCCAGCCCTCGGTAAAAGGTTGA
- a CDS encoding class I SAM-dependent methyltransferase yields MCAAFDTARESESDYHEKFYEENKLFEPGSWMAGPTPIVMELLERLQKYTPAPKVLDMACGVGRHTIPVAQQLTEGGVVVGVDLLDSAIEQLQKYAEEYNVADRIEAVTSDVESYNIEPDAYDYMIATGCLEHVSSQDSLQKVINSMQAGTRTGGIHLISMTSSVQQVDQKTQEAEEGNIELNLTTEQLLELLNEYYEGWNIIERKAVAQAIEETKDGKEIELQGNWITFAACKEDPQPHPEVLQQVQSSTDK; encoded by the coding sequence ATGTGCGCAGCATTTGACACAGCTAGAGAATCAGAATCCGATTACCACGAAAAGTTTTATGAAGAGAATAAATTGTTTGAACCTGGAAGTTGGATGGCAGGGCCTACACCGATTGTGATGGAGTTGTTAGAACGTCTGCAAAAATATACACCTGCACCAAAAGTATTGGATATGGCTTGTGGAGTAGGCAGGCATACGATTCCAGTTGCTCAACAATTAACTGAAGGCGGTGTCGTGGTAGGGGTCGATTTGCTAGATTCTGCGATTGAGCAATTGCAGAAATATGCAGAAGAATACAATGTGGCTGACCGGATCGAAGCGGTTACCAGCGATGTGGAAAGTTACAATATTGAACCGGATGCTTACGATTATATGATTGCTACCGGATGCTTAGAGCATGTTTCTTCCCAAGATTCATTGCAAAAAGTAATCAACAGCATGCAAGCAGGGACTCGTACAGGTGGTATTCATCTGATCTCTATGACTTCTTCGGTTCAACAAGTGGATCAAAAGACGCAAGAAGCTGAAGAAGGCAATATCGAGCTGAACTTGACCACAGAACAATTGTTAGAACTTTTAAATGAATATTATGAAGGTTGGAATATTATCGAGCGCAAAGCAGTTGCTCAAGCGATCGAAGAAACCAAAGATGGCAAAGAGATCGAACTACAAGGCAATTGGATCACATTTGCAGCTTGTAAAGAAGATCCACAGCCTCATCCTGAAGTGTTGCAACAAGTACAGTCATCTACAGACAAGTAA
- a CDS encoding PucR family transcriptional regulator yields MQLTVQEALAVYPLSEARLVAGARGTSRLMKSVNVMDAPDIADWIKSGEMLFTTAFIMKDSEEEAIKLMRKLNERGCAGLGVKLGRFWEVIPQAIIDEANRLQFPLLELPFQFTFSDQMNALFQAEHERSTKLLQSVLHKQKRLMQFALNQDQQGNVFAVLEDILKYPIAIIGSRGHILYNGGEGGDSVLQGWPWKMSPTRVKWNSGSCYRVPIMKRSEQYGFLLVFTDSSMPLKEEEELFQQAAEVLAFHMDTTYREHVNPGVQDKMRTLVTQYLSKRMSLDDLTEGAGRLGVNLFPGPYQCVLTTLEPQAFSSEKRLAQIHQELQYNPLMQLFPSQHFRIEEGILSIYACPSERDYGEELSAFLINRFEDMESLSHDGGSPRFWISKIKTEPSSLREAHQETLETRKLAKRFGMTHIALQFQTLEFAYVFQHVPENIMETYCHKILEPLLIKDSDPNQVLMNTLEAFVENDGLINEAAKQLYVHRNTVTYRMDKIGGLLQMDFKKTNDLLKLKMVFTFRKFLKDKQQS; encoded by the coding sequence ATGCAATTAACGGTTCAAGAAGCGCTCGCAGTGTATCCTCTGTCTGAAGCGCGCCTTGTTGCGGGTGCCCGGGGAACATCACGACTCATGAAGTCTGTGAATGTTATGGACGCGCCAGATATCGCCGACTGGATCAAAAGCGGAGAAATGTTATTTACGACTGCTTTTATTATGAAAGACAGTGAAGAAGAAGCGATCAAATTGATGCGCAAGTTAAATGAACGTGGTTGTGCAGGGCTTGGAGTAAAGTTAGGGCGATTTTGGGAAGTGATTCCGCAGGCGATTATTGATGAAGCCAATCGTTTGCAATTTCCACTGCTTGAGCTTCCTTTTCAATTTACTTTTTCCGATCAGATGAATGCTCTTTTTCAAGCAGAACACGAACGGAGTACCAAACTGTTGCAATCAGTTCTACATAAGCAAAAGCGTCTTATGCAGTTTGCGCTTAATCAGGATCAACAGGGAAATGTATTTGCTGTGCTGGAAGATATTTTGAAATACCCGATAGCGATTATCGGTTCACGCGGACATATTCTGTACAATGGCGGTGAAGGCGGAGACAGTGTACTTCAAGGATGGCCGTGGAAAATGTCACCAACACGTGTGAAATGGAACTCGGGTAGTTGTTATCGTGTACCGATTATGAAGCGTAGTGAACAGTACGGATTTTTACTGGTATTTACAGATAGCTCGATGCCACTGAAAGAAGAAGAAGAATTATTCCAGCAAGCCGCTGAAGTATTAGCTTTTCATATGGATACGACATACCGTGAGCATGTGAATCCCGGTGTACAAGACAAAATGCGTACACTGGTTACGCAATATCTATCCAAACGAATGTCTCTCGATGATCTTACAGAAGGTGCAGGGCGATTAGGAGTAAACTTATTTCCCGGGCCGTATCAATGTGTATTAACCACACTTGAGCCACAAGCATTTTCTTCAGAAAAGCGTCTAGCCCAGATTCATCAAGAGTTGCAGTATAATCCGCTGATGCAGTTATTTCCTTCTCAACATTTTCGGATCGAAGAAGGGATATTATCGATCTATGCTTGTCCATCTGAGCGAGATTATGGTGAGGAACTATCTGCTTTTTTGATCAATCGGTTTGAAGATATGGAATCTCTTAGTCATGATGGGGGTAGTCCACGCTTCTGGATTAGCAAAATTAAGACAGAACCCAGTTCTTTGCGTGAAGCTCATCAAGAAACATTGGAGACTCGCAAGTTAGCGAAGCGCTTTGGAATGACACATATTGCTTTACAATTTCAGACGTTAGAATTTGCCTATGTATTTCAGCATGTTCCTGAGAATATTATGGAGACGTATTGTCACAAAATACTGGAGCCGTTACTGATCAAAGACAGCGATCCCAATCAAGTGCTGATGAATACACTTGAAGCTTTTGTTGAAAATGACGGACTTATTAATGAAGCCGCCAAGCAGTTATATGTGCATCGTAATACTGTAACCTATCGGATGGATAAGATCGGTGGTCTACTTCAGATGGACTTTAAAAAGACAAACGATCTGCTCAAACTTAAAATGGTATTTACATTCCGCAAATTTTTGAAAGATAAACAACAATCGTAA
- a CDS encoding ABC transporter permease, with translation MPDQGMIRQLLKSKTGTLGLLIILAVVLCALLAPWLATHDPGSVAPLKRLKPPVWLDGGESSYWLGTDNLGRDIWSRIVYGARVSLIVGVGAVLVSGMIGAVLGLLSGYYGKWINAIIMRVADSFLAIPSILLALVVLAVTQPGLITLIIVIGLTNWVSYARVIRSEVLGLKERDFVKAAQSAGAGQGRLLFRHILPNVMSSLIVISSMNVATTILMEASLSFLGLGIKPPDVSWGGMLSDGRQYIATSWWVATFPGLAITFTVLGVIFLGDWLRDKLDPRITNDQS, from the coding sequence ATGCCTGATCAAGGAATGATCCGTCAGTTATTAAAAAGTAAAACCGGCACATTAGGATTGCTGATTATTTTGGCGGTAGTATTATGCGCTCTGCTGGCACCGTGGTTAGCAACTCATGATCCTGGTTCAGTTGCCCCGCTAAAACGACTCAAACCACCGGTATGGTTAGATGGAGGAGAATCTAGTTACTGGTTAGGTACAGATAATCTAGGACGTGATATTTGGAGCCGTATTGTATATGGTGCTCGTGTATCTTTAATTGTTGGTGTAGGTGCAGTACTGGTATCCGGTATGATTGGAGCAGTCTTAGGATTGTTATCCGGTTATTATGGCAAATGGATCAATGCGATTATTATGCGAGTAGCAGATTCTTTTCTAGCGATCCCTTCGATATTGTTAGCATTGGTTGTACTTGCTGTAACTCAGCCTGGATTGATAACTTTGATTATCGTAATCGGGTTAACCAATTGGGTGTCTTATGCTAGAGTGATCCGAAGTGAAGTCTTAGGTCTCAAAGAACGCGATTTTGTCAAAGCGGCGCAATCCGCAGGAGCAGGGCAAGGTCGCTTATTATTCCGTCATATTTTACCGAATGTGATGTCATCATTAATTGTAATTTCCAGTATGAATGTAGCGACAACGATTCTAATGGAAGCATCGTTAAGCTTTCTAGGGCTAGGGATTAAGCCACCTGATGTATCATGGGGTGGAATGCTCAGTGATGGCAGACAATATATTGCGACTAGCTGGTGGGTAGCTACTTTTCCGGGATTAGCGATTACATTTACAGTATTAGGAGTTATTTTTCTAGGAGACTGGTTACGGGATAAATTAGATCCTCGCATCACTAATGATCAGTCCTAA
- a CDS encoding ABC transporter permease — protein sequence MKSYIVKSLLQIIPVLLLVSLIVFILVRVTGDPVALMLPETATAEDRAVLTEALGLDQPLYKQYITFLGSAIQGDFGTSFRYGESALPLVLERLPASFELAVAAMIFAIVMAIPLGILSAVKRNTFTDLLISGISVIGKAMPNFWMGIMLILLFSVILGALPVSGRGGIEHLLLPAFTLGIGIGAQMTRLVRSSMLEILNQDYIVTAKSKGLRPFIIIMKHAFRNGLIPVVTIVGLQFTSLIGGTLITETVFAWPGLGQLLVTAVNTHDMAIVQAAVFVIALIVIIGNLLTDITYRLLDPRITYR from the coding sequence TTGAAAAGTTATATTGTGAAATCACTACTTCAAATTATTCCGGTATTGCTACTTGTATCGTTAATCGTTTTTATTCTGGTACGGGTGACTGGTGATCCTGTAGCTTTGATGTTACCCGAGACAGCAACAGCAGAAGATCGTGCTGTACTTACAGAAGCATTAGGCTTAGATCAACCATTGTATAAGCAATACATTACATTTTTGGGAAGTGCGATTCAAGGTGATTTTGGTACTTCATTTCGTTATGGGGAATCGGCTTTACCGCTTGTGTTAGAGCGGTTACCAGCTAGCTTTGAATTAGCAGTGGCAGCGATGATTTTTGCAATCGTGATGGCGATTCCGCTTGGTATTTTGTCCGCAGTAAAGCGTAATACATTTACTGACTTATTGATATCGGGTATTTCGGTGATCGGCAAAGCAATGCCCAACTTTTGGATGGGAATTATGCTGATTTTGTTATTTTCAGTCATATTAGGTGCTTTACCTGTATCAGGCAGAGGTGGCATTGAACATTTATTATTGCCTGCTTTTACACTTGGTATCGGTATTGGAGCACAGATGACACGGTTGGTTCGTTCCAGTATGCTGGAAATTTTAAATCAGGATTATATAGTTACAGCCAAAAGTAAAGGATTACGTCCATTTATTATTATTATGAAGCATGCTTTTCGCAATGGATTGATTCCTGTCGTGACTATTGTAGGTCTACAATTTACCAGTCTGATCGGCGGTACATTGATTACAGAGACTGTATTCGCATGGCCAGGGTTGGGGCAACTTCTAGTAACTGCTGTGAATACACATGATATGGCGATTGTACAAGCAGCCGTATTTGTGATTGCATTAATTGTCATTATAGGAAATCTATTAACAGATATTACGTATCGTCTGCTTGATCCTCGTATTACGTACCGTTGA
- a CDS encoding S9 family peptidase: protein MSQTTIQPEDLYKYNWVSDPSIHPDGAIAYVYKSIDAERNQYKTHIYYQSADRKQKKRITDGDYDYAPDWSPNGRYLAFIRKTDHKPQLWILDMIDSSINQYSKLERGIGLFRWSPDGRSIVLTSRVIGEHEVEAHAPDRGQIVERTTPKAEGSGLWNGTYQHLFLLELSTRQMTQITEGDFDASSPVWSPDGTEISYLAQKNASIIYSDMDLVFYQDLYTLEIASGHTEIQTNHDLMISQFAYAPDGKSWTCIANDREYGSGTQNQVYRIDRSTKQIRSLTPQSQIQFGNFILNDMKTAAAIPGPIYSTDGQSIYVLGTYQGSVDLYRITEEGVCTPITTGGKDIHQIVYAPQQDIMVALVADATHPYELVTFPFLPVSNLQWDEVKPLTNTHLWLADYNVSVPELFWYTNKEGIHIQGWLMKPTDIVDHDSKIPLILQIHGGPHAMYSDAYSHEMQALVSQGYAVLLINPRGSFGYGQHFAQACRQDFGGGDYRDLLEAVDYILQHHPECNDQQLGICGGSYGGLMVNWIIAHDDRFRVAVTQRCISNWISFYGISDIGISYTEGIVGGNPWEDTERLWSQSPLAHVQQIETPLLIIHGEQDMRCPIEQGEQLYTALKRQSKVTKMVRYPDSNHMVLKSGKPSYRVDLLTHVNDWIKQYIDSPLEVHL, encoded by the coding sequence ATGAGTCAAACAACGATACAACCTGAAGATCTGTATAAGTATAACTGGGTAAGTGATCCTTCGATTCATCCTGATGGAGCTATAGCTTATGTGTACAAAAGTATTGATGCTGAACGTAATCAATACAAAACGCATATCTATTATCAATCAGCCGATCGAAAGCAAAAGAAAAGAATAACCGATGGGGATTATGATTATGCACCTGACTGGTCGCCTAATGGCAGATATTTAGCATTTATTCGCAAAACAGATCATAAGCCACAATTGTGGATATTGGATATGATTGATAGCTCGATAAATCAATACAGCAAGCTTGAACGTGGCATAGGATTATTTCGCTGGTCTCCAGATGGACGATCTATTGTATTGACAAGTCGAGTGATAGGAGAGCATGAAGTAGAAGCTCATGCACCTGATCGTGGACAAATTGTAGAGCGAACTACACCCAAAGCAGAAGGTTCTGGATTGTGGAATGGAACGTATCAACATCTGTTTTTACTTGAATTATCGACTCGTCAAATGACACAGATAACAGAGGGCGATTTTGATGCTTCATCGCCTGTCTGGTCACCGGATGGAACCGAAATAAGTTACCTTGCTCAAAAAAATGCTTCTATTATATATAGTGATATGGATCTAGTTTTTTATCAAGATTTGTACACCCTAGAGATCGCTTCTGGACATACAGAAATACAAACCAATCATGATCTTATGATTAGCCAATTTGCATATGCACCGGATGGAAAGTCATGGACATGTATAGCTAATGATCGAGAGTATGGCAGTGGTACTCAGAATCAAGTGTACCGAATAGACCGATCAACAAAGCAAATACGTTCGTTAACACCACAATCACAGATTCAGTTCGGTAATTTTATACTGAATGATATGAAGACTGCGGCTGCGATACCCGGGCCAATCTATAGTACAGATGGACAATCTATCTATGTATTAGGAACTTATCAAGGTAGTGTAGATCTATATCGTATCACCGAAGAAGGAGTATGTACTCCCATAACAACCGGTGGAAAAGATATTCATCAGATCGTCTATGCTCCACAACAAGATATTATGGTAGCGCTGGTTGCTGATGCTACTCATCCATATGAGTTAGTAACATTTCCATTTCTTCCAGTATCCAATCTCCAATGGGATGAAGTAAAACCGTTAACAAATACTCATCTATGGCTAGCTGATTACAATGTATCGGTACCCGAATTATTTTGGTATACCAATAAAGAAGGCATCCACATTCAAGGGTGGTTGATGAAACCAACAGATATAGTAGATCATGATTCTAAAATTCCTTTGATTTTACAGATTCATGGTGGGCCACATGCGATGTATTCTGATGCTTATAGTCACGAAATGCAGGCATTAGTATCACAGGGCTATGCGGTGCTGTTGATTAATCCACGTGGTAGCTTCGGTTATGGACAACATTTTGCTCAAGCTTGTCGTCAAGATTTCGGGGGTGGCGATTATCGTGATCTACTAGAGGCAGTAGATTATATACTGCAACATCATCCTGAATGTAATGACCAACAGTTAGGTATATGTGGTGGTAGTTATGGCGGACTTATGGTCAATTGGATAATTGCTCATGATGATCGTTTTCGTGTAGCTGTTACACAGCGTTGTATTTCCAATTGGATTTCCTTTTATGGAATTAGCGATATTGGTATTTCCTATACAGAAGGGATAGTCGGTGGTAATCCATGGGAAGATACAGAACGGTTATGGTCGCAATCGCCACTTGCTCATGTGCAACAGATAGAGACACCACTACTGATTATTCATGGAGAGCAAGATATGCGCTGTCCTATCGAACAAGGAGAACAGTTATATACTGCACTCAAACGTCAAAGCAAAGTGACCAAAATGGTTCGTTATCCTGATTCTAATCATATGGTACTCAAAAGCGGTAAGCCTAGCTATCGTGTAGACTTGTTAACTCATGTGAATGATTGGATCAAGCAATATATAGATAGTCCGCTAGAGGTTCATTTATGA
- a CDS encoding ATP-binding protein: protein MTNAEQEITILRKTIEDLSHKMIKGKYQEEQILAEFSAMNNEMVTLQRQLAKTNAELNAAKEEAIHANQARARFLAIMTHEIRTPMNGMIGMSEILMSSGLSQEQQQSVMLIQESAELLLSMINNMLDLSKMEAGKMRLQEEPIDLRLLLDHIIRLSEPKAQKNENVISAFIDYRVENELVGDGGRIRQILLNLLSNANKFTKQGKIEVSIQLKHNSANLQVLHIEVTDTGIGISEENQKNMFQPYAQADQPGKNDVEGTGLGLSICKSFVELMEGTIDLKSEENKGSTFWFDIPLKKVQASSDTQALIHTSLDEQQIDHHQLPSHLHHKQTDKAILIVEDNPINRQVIQLQLKKMGMEHVHTVSNGQEAISKYLGQTYHLILMDNRMPIMDGLQATHKIRELETAEMRSPVPIIALTGNTSQEDRQKCLDAGMNDILTKPVNLESLTVMMRKWLPDIVHEKALDMSVIQEILELNDDGDPEVLRTLIEMYKSETPTKLERLKKLVLRKDAAALSEAAHELKSGSLSIGIQYMAQLLHQIETLAKEDDLRGVQELVQLLAPAYEKACRELEYLVK from the coding sequence ATGACGAATGCTGAACAAGAAATCACTATTTTGCGTAAAACGATAGAAGATCTTTCCCATAAGATGATTAAAGGCAAGTATCAAGAAGAGCAAATACTAGCTGAATTTTCAGCAATGAATAATGAAATGGTTACGCTACAACGTCAGTTAGCCAAAACCAATGCTGAGTTGAATGCGGCAAAAGAAGAAGCTATCCATGCCAATCAAGCACGTGCTCGCTTTTTGGCAATTATGACTCATGAAATACGTACACCGATGAATGGAATGATCGGTATGTCCGAAATTTTAATGAGTTCTGGATTATCGCAAGAGCAACAACAGTCTGTGATGTTAATTCAAGAGTCGGCTGAACTATTGCTCAGTATGATTAACAATATGCTGGACCTTTCCAAAATGGAAGCCGGCAAAATGAGACTGCAAGAAGAACCTATTGATTTGCGATTATTATTGGATCATATTATTCGGTTAAGTGAACCCAAAGCGCAAAAAAATGAGAATGTGATTTCGGCTTTTATTGATTACCGGGTAGAAAATGAATTGGTGGGCGATGGCGGCAGAATCAGACAAATTTTGCTTAATCTGCTCAGTAATGCTAATAAATTTACCAAACAAGGAAAGATCGAAGTCAGTATACAATTGAAACACAACAGTGCAAATTTACAGGTTCTTCACATCGAAGTTACAGATACAGGAATCGGCATCTCTGAAGAAAATCAAAAAAATATGTTTCAGCCTTATGCACAAGCTGATCAACCTGGCAAAAACGATGTAGAAGGAACGGGGCTGGGGCTCTCCATTTGTAAGTCATTTGTAGAGCTGATGGAAGGAACGATTGATTTGAAAAGTGAAGAAAATAAAGGATCAACTTTTTGGTTCGATATTCCGCTCAAAAAAGTTCAAGCTTCTTCGGACACTCAAGCGTTAATCCATACGAGTCTCGATGAACAGCAGATCGATCATCATCAACTTCCTTCTCATTTGCATCATAAACAGACGGATAAAGCTATATTAATTGTAGAAGATAATCCTATTAATCGTCAGGTGATTCAACTACAACTGAAAAAGATGGGAATGGAACACGTCCATACAGTCAGCAACGGACAAGAAGCCATCTCCAAATATCTTGGACAAACCTATCATTTAATTTTGATGGATAACCGTATGCCTATTATGGATGGTCTGCAAGCTACTCACAAAATTCGTGAATTAGAAACAGCAGAGATGCGCTCACCAGTACCGATTATTGCTTTGACAGGTAATACCAGTCAGGAAGATCGGCAGAAATGTCTGGATGCAGGGATGAATGATATTTTGACCAAGCCGGTTAATCTTGAAAGTCTAACTGTGATGATGCGTAAATGGCTTCCAGATATCGTTCATGAAAAAGCATTGGATATGAGTGTAATTCAAGAAATACTGGAATTAAATGATGATGGTGATCCAGAAGTATTGCGGACGCTCATCGAAATGTACAAAAGTGAGACACCTACCAAGCTAGAACGATTAAAAAAGTTAGTGCTCCGTAAAGATGCAGCAGCATTGTCGGAAGCGGCACACGAACTCAAATCAGGTAGCTTGAGTATAGGGATTCAATATATGGCGCAATTGTTGCATCAGATTGAGACATTGGCTAAAGAAGATGATTTGCGGGGAGTTCAAGAACTCGTCCAGTTGCTAGCTCCTGCTTATGAAAAAGCTTGTCGGGAACTAGAATATTTAGTCAAATAA
- the uraH gene encoding hydroxyisourate hydrolase yields the protein MSGKITTHVLNLAQGAPAEGVKIELYYSEKNLLLATAFTNADGRVDQPLLAGEHIQAGLYELIFYVGDYHRAIGTSTADTLLWEKVPLRFHIVDTEQNYHIPLLVAPGGYSTYRGS from the coding sequence GTGAGCGGTAAAATAACAACTCATGTGTTGAATTTGGCACAAGGCGCACCAGCCGAGGGTGTCAAAATCGAACTTTATTATAGTGAAAAGAATCTATTACTTGCTACAGCCTTTACTAATGCAGATGGACGTGTCGATCAACCATTGTTAGCAGGGGAACATATACAAGCTGGATTATACGAATTGATCTTTTATGTTGGTGATTATCATCGTGCGATCGGTACCAGTACAGCAGACACCTTATTATGGGAAAAGGTTCCTTTACGTTTCCATATTGTAGATACTGAACAAAATTATCATATTCCTTTATTGGTCGCTCCCGGTGGATATAGCACTTATCGTGGAAGCTAA
- a CDS encoding GNAT family N-acetyltransferase produces the protein MLERIDQKLEQPQLQELLSYAVFPDPQVLEAVIQQYHTQDHMHLYGYQEDGAWIGVIGCVEEADTPDVLRIRHLAIAPNERGKGYGRGILLELIETAQPSVLLAEADDEGAEFYRNIGFTVIGNGELNAASERYLCRYEVEEEEE, from the coding sequence GTGTTAGAACGGATCGATCAAAAATTAGAGCAACCCCAATTACAGGAATTATTATCATATGCCGTATTTCCTGATCCACAAGTATTGGAGGCTGTTATTCAACAGTATCATACACAGGATCATATGCATTTATATGGATATCAAGAAGACGGCGCATGGATTGGTGTAATCGGCTGTGTAGAAGAAGCAGATACACCAGACGTTTTACGTATCCGTCATTTAGCAATTGCTCCGAATGAACGTGGTAAAGGGTATGGACGTGGTATTTTGTTAGAATTGATAGAAACTGCTCAACCTTCTGTTTTGCTTGCTGAAGCAGATGATGAAGGAGCAGAATTTTATCGCAATATCGGCTTTACTGTTATCGGAAATGGAGAGCTAAATGCAGCTTCTGAACGTTACCTGTGCCGTTATGAAGTAGAAGAGGAAGAAGAATAA
- the uraD gene encoding 2-oxo-4-hydroxy-4-carboxy-5-ureidoimidazoline decarboxylase — protein MENTQKLWQTWTKEQFLQQFGGLYEHSAWITEQAWEQRPFNTLQDMLNTMKKIVSDSDTSTQLTLLRQHPDLGTKIEMSDHSQSEQAGAGLTGLSAEQYEQLAKLNEVYTEQYQFPFILAVKGKTTDQILESMRHRTGKPAEEEFQTALGQVHTIAGLRLQMWADEQGLLLS, from the coding sequence TTGGAAAATACACAGAAACTATGGCAGACGTGGACTAAAGAACAATTTTTACAGCAATTTGGTGGATTATATGAACATTCCGCTTGGATTACTGAACAAGCATGGGAGCAAAGACCGTTTAATACTTTACAAGACATGTTAAATACGATGAAAAAGATTGTATCTGATTCTGATACATCGACACAATTAACATTATTAAGACAACATCCAGATTTGGGGACCAAAATCGAAATGAGTGACCATTCACAATCAGAACAAGCAGGAGCAGGATTGACTGGACTATCGGCAGAGCAATATGAACAATTAGCGAAATTGAATGAAGTGTATACCGAGCAATATCAATTTCCTTTTATTTTAGCAGTCAAAGGAAAAACGACTGATCAGATTCTGGAATCTATGCGTCATCGGACAGGAAAGCCGGCTGAAGAAGAATTCCAGACAGCACTTGGACAGGTACATACAATTGCAGGGTTGAGACTGCAAATGTGGGCAGATGAGCAAGGATTACTTCTTTCCTAA